One Terriglobales bacterium DNA segment encodes these proteins:
- a CDS encoding 6-phosphofructokinase, which produces MKIGILTGGGDCPGLNAVIRAAVRKGIFHYGDEFIGFLEGWRGVLEDKTVPLGLNEVAGILPRGGTILRTSRTNPDKHQGGVGRCAENLKKHEIDALIAIGGDDTMRIATKLCELGLKVVGVPKTIDNDLSGTDFCFGFDTAVNVATSAIDRVHTTAEAHARVMVVEVMGRDSGWIAIYSGLAGGADVILVPERPFDIEEVTAVIRKRYERGRLFSIVVVAEGAKLATDVDPSHGAAVVTEFGKDEFGHVRLGGIGNVLAREIEKRTGFETRTVVLGHIQRGGSPSAFDRVLATRYGMAAIDAIHRNEFGMMMALRGTQIVCVPLNEDILRTRYVDQELVEVALGLHDKLVKDTVS; this is translated from the coding sequence ATGAAGATCGGCATTCTGACGGGCGGCGGCGACTGCCCGGGCCTGAACGCGGTGATCCGCGCCGCGGTCCGCAAGGGCATCTTTCATTACGGCGACGAATTCATCGGCTTCCTGGAGGGTTGGCGTGGCGTGCTGGAGGACAAGACCGTCCCTCTCGGCCTGAACGAGGTGGCCGGCATCCTGCCCCGCGGGGGCACTATTCTGCGCACCTCGCGCACCAATCCCGACAAACACCAGGGCGGGGTCGGCCGGTGCGCCGAGAACCTGAAAAAGCACGAGATCGACGCCCTGATCGCCATCGGCGGCGACGACACCATGCGTATCGCCACCAAGCTCTGCGAGCTGGGCCTGAAGGTCGTGGGCGTGCCCAAGACCATTGACAACGACCTGAGCGGCACCGACTTCTGCTTCGGCTTCGACACCGCGGTCAACGTCGCCACCTCCGCCATCGACCGCGTTCATACCACCGCCGAGGCCCATGCCCGCGTCATGGTGGTCGAAGTCATGGGACGCGACTCCGGCTGGATCGCCATCTACAGCGGGCTGGCGGGCGGCGCCGACGTCATCCTGGTGCCGGAGCGGCCCTTCGATATCGAAGAAGTCACCGCGGTCATCCGCAAGCGCTACGAGCGCGGGCGGCTGTTCAGCATCGTGGTGGTGGCCGAGGGAGCGAAGCTGGCCACCGACGTGGACCCGTCGCATGGCGCGGCCGTGGTCACGGAATTCGGCAAGGACGAGTTCGGCCATGTGCGGCTGGGCGGCATCGGCAACGTGCTGGCCCGCGAGATCGAGAAGCGCACCGGCTTCGAGACCCGCACCGTGGTGCTCGGGCATATCCAGCGCGGCGGCTCGCCCAGCGCCTTCGACCGCGTGCTGGCCACGCGCTACGGCATGGCGGCCATCGACGCCATCCATCGCAACGAGTTCGGGATGATGATGGCGCTGCGCGGCACCCAGATCGTTTGCGTCCCGCTCAACGAGGACATCCTGCGCACCCGCTACGTGGACCAGGAGCTGGTGGAGGTCGCCCTCGGCCTGCACGACAAGCTGGTGAAAGACACGGTCAGTTAG
- a CDS encoding AMP-binding protein: protein MTEAFQPASDRSADPRPDGLGSLFFIALGQALSVLPHWLLRAFLWLLTHTVYRLRVTGGDNVPASGGALLVCNHLSFLDGMLLTAATRRQVRFVMYKGIYDHPVVNPWARMTRAISISSELRPRDMIQALRKARQAVLDGDLVCIFAEGQITRIGHMLPFRRGFERVAKGVDAPIIPVHLDGAWGSIFSFDQGRFLWKIPWQIPYDVGVSFGRPMPPASRSYEVRQAVQELATEAYQHRKQKMRTLPRSLVRGARRHPFRLLMADASTPRVTFISALIKSIYLARRLQRVWEGQRFVGILLPPTVGGALVNFAASLTGKIPVNLNYTTSESTITRCMEQAGVRTVVTARAFLEKVPLKLPGMVLLEEVAAKPRLHEKLMAALMAWTFPVQAIEKALGGLTFSPNLDDLATVIFSSGSTGEPKGVMLTHFNIVSNIDQMGQVFMLNKHDRVMSILPLFHAFGYTVLLWLPPVLGIGSIYHPNPLDARAVGELTEKYRCTLLVATPTFLQTYMRRCTREEFSSLQYMIVGAEKLPTRVADAFEEQYGLAPLEGYGCTECAPVVAVNCREYREPGFRQVGTKRGKIGHPLPGISVKIVDPETMEPLPLGESGLLLVKGPNVMLGYFGRPDKTAEVIRDGWYITGDIAALDEDGFLTMSDRLSRFSKMGGEMVPHLKIEDILHGLAGVTEQTFAVTAVHDERKGERLAVLHTLGDEELKVVLDRLADEDLPALWKPRPNQFYRVEALPYLGTGKIDLGRVRQIARERAEVVLAASS from the coding sequence ATGACAGAAGCGTTCCAGCCGGCCTCGGATCGATCCGCCGACCCCCGTCCCGACGGACTGGGGAGCCTTTTCTTCATCGCGCTGGGGCAGGCCTTGTCGGTGCTGCCCCACTGGCTGCTGCGTGCCTTCCTTTGGCTCCTGACCCACACCGTGTACCGCCTGCGGGTCACGGGGGGTGACAACGTGCCCGCCAGCGGCGGCGCGCTGCTGGTCTGCAATCATCTTTCGTTCCTCGACGGTATGCTCCTGACCGCCGCCACTCGACGCCAGGTGCGCTTCGTGATGTACAAAGGCATCTACGACCATCCGGTGGTGAACCCGTGGGCGCGCATGACTCGGGCCATCTCCATCTCCTCGGAGCTGCGGCCGCGCGACATGATCCAGGCGCTGCGCAAGGCCCGCCAGGCCGTCCTGGATGGTGACCTGGTCTGCATCTTTGCCGAGGGGCAGATCACGCGCATCGGGCACATGCTGCCGTTCCGCCGCGGCTTCGAGCGCGTAGCCAAAGGCGTGGATGCCCCCATCATCCCGGTCCACCTGGACGGCGCCTGGGGCTCGATCTTCAGCTTCGACCAAGGCCGTTTCCTGTGGAAGATCCCCTGGCAGATCCCCTACGACGTCGGCGTGAGCTTCGGACGTCCCATGCCGCCCGCGTCCAGGTCTTACGAGGTCCGGCAGGCGGTGCAGGAGTTGGCGACCGAGGCCTACCAGCACCGCAAGCAGAAGATGCGTACCCTGCCGCGATCGCTGGTGCGCGGGGCGCGCCGCCATCCCTTCCGCCTGCTGATGGCGGACGCCAGCACGCCGCGGGTCACGTTCATCTCCGCTCTCATCAAGAGCATCTACCTGGCGCGACGGCTGCAGAGAGTCTGGGAAGGGCAGCGCTTCGTCGGCATCCTGCTGCCGCCGACCGTGGGCGGCGCGCTGGTCAACTTCGCCGCCTCGCTGACCGGCAAGATCCCGGTCAACCTGAACTACACGACATCGGAGAGCACCATCACCCGGTGCATGGAACAGGCGGGCGTAAGGACGGTGGTGACCGCGCGCGCGTTCCTGGAGAAAGTCCCGCTGAAGCTGCCGGGCATGGTGCTGCTGGAGGAGGTGGCGGCCAAGCCCAGGCTGCACGAGAAGTTGATGGCGGCGCTGATGGCATGGACCTTCCCCGTGCAGGCCATCGAGAAGGCGCTCGGCGGGCTGACTTTCTCACCCAATCTCGACGATCTGGCTACCGTCATTTTTTCCAGCGGGAGCACCGGCGAGCCCAAAGGCGTGATGCTGACGCACTTCAACATCGTCAGCAACATCGACCAGATGGGGCAGGTGTTCATGCTCAACAAGCACGACCGGGTGATGAGCATCCTTCCTCTGTTCCACGCCTTCGGCTACACCGTCCTGCTGTGGCTGCCGCCGGTGCTGGGTATCGGCAGCATCTACCATCCCAACCCGCTCGACGCCCGAGCGGTCGGCGAGTTGACCGAGAAGTACCGCTGCACGCTGCTGGTGGCGACCCCAACCTTCCTTCAGACCTACATGCGTCGCTGCACCCGGGAGGAGTTCAGCTCGCTGCAATACATGATCGTGGGCGCGGAGAAGCTTCCCACGCGCGTGGCCGACGCTTTCGAGGAGCAATACGGCCTGGCGCCGCTCGAAGGTTACGGCTGCACCGAATGCGCGCCGGTGGTGGCGGTGAACTGCCGCGAGTACCGCGAGCCGGGTTTCCGCCAGGTGGGCACCAAGCGCGGCAAGATCGGGCACCCGCTGCCGGGCATCAGTGTCAAGATCGTGGACCCGGAGACCATGGAGCCGCTGCCGCTGGGCGAGTCCGGCCTGCTGCTGGTGAAGGGGCCGAACGTCATGCTGGGTTACTTCGGGCGGCCGGACAAGACCGCGGAGGTCATCCGCGACGGCTGGTACATCACCGGCGACATCGCTGCGCTCGACGAAGATGGCTTCCTCACCATGTCGGACCGGCTCAGCCGCTTCAGCAAGATGGGCGGGGAGATGGTGCCCCACTTGAAGATCGAGGACATCCTGCACGGGCTCGCCGGCGTGACCGAGCAGACCTTTGCCGTCACCGCTGTCCATGACGAGAGGAAGGGCGAGCGCCTGGCCGTGTTGCACACGCTCGGCGACGAGGAGCTCAAGGTCGTTCTGGATCGCCTCGCCGACGAAGACCTGCCGGCGCTGTGGAAGCCTCGTCCCAACCAGTTCTACCGCGTGGAAGCGCTGCCTTACCTGGGGACGGGGAAGATCGACCTGGGCCGGGTGCGCCAGATCGCGCGGGAGCGCGCCGAGGTCGTCCTGGCCGCCAGCAGCTGA